A window of Candidatus Krumholzibacteriia bacterium contains these coding sequences:
- the dinB gene encoding DNA polymerase IV produces the protein MRYAIHVDMDAYFASIEQLANPHWRGKPVIVGGAPGTRSAVASASYEARAFGVRAGMPTHEAQRLCPQGIFVPGNSSHYVHTAVRLYRLLERFSPRVEPASIDEAYVEVVTEDDVRPLGRRIMASIEAELQLTASLGISDSKYLAKVCSAFDKPRGLTLLHRAEVPEKLWPRPLQVLFGVGEKTAARLHALGCTTVGDVAHLPVEALEREFGIVGVSLHDLASGRDRWRVVTPSESADARSIGHEHTLEEDVYERSVVEALLSGLAERVARRARRAEMAGRRLVLKLRDPRFFTITHGRVLPRAVDTAEEIFATARLLLEETRFWERGVRLVGLSLQLLVGTGAARQLRFDFAAGAEKKSPVVDRIRSKYGEHAIGLARSLEAGERPRRGSEFPTFRPPEVGRDG, from the coding sequence GTGCGTTACGCGATCCACGTGGACATGGACGCTTACTTCGCCTCCATCGAGCAGCTAGCCAACCCGCACTGGCGCGGCAAGCCCGTGATCGTGGGCGGAGCGCCGGGGACGCGTAGCGCGGTAGCGTCGGCGTCGTACGAGGCGCGCGCCTTCGGGGTGCGCGCCGGTATGCCGACGCACGAAGCGCAGCGCCTCTGCCCGCAAGGGATTTTCGTGCCGGGAAACTCGTCGCACTACGTGCACACTGCGGTGCGGCTCTACCGGTTGCTCGAACGCTTCTCGCCTCGCGTCGAGCCTGCCAGCATCGACGAGGCTTATGTGGAGGTGGTCACCGAGGACGACGTGCGCCCCTTGGGGCGACGGATCATGGCGAGCATCGAAGCGGAGCTGCAGCTCACCGCGAGTCTCGGCATCAGTGATTCCAAGTACCTGGCGAAGGTGTGCTCCGCTTTCGACAAGCCGCGCGGTCTCACCCTGCTCCACCGCGCCGAAGTGCCGGAGAAACTCTGGCCGCGGCCGTTGCAGGTGCTGTTCGGGGTCGGAGAAAAGACCGCGGCGCGGCTCCACGCCCTCGGCTGCACCACCGTGGGAGACGTGGCGCACTTGCCGGTGGAGGCGCTGGAACGCGAGTTCGGAATCGTCGGCGTCAGCTTGCACGACCTCGCCTCGGGGCGCGATCGCTGGCGGGTGGTGACGCCCTCGGAATCTGCCGATGCCCGCTCCATCGGCCACGAGCACACGCTGGAAGAGGATGTCTACGAGCGCAGCGTCGTCGAGGCGTTGCTGAGCGGTCTGGCGGAGCGAGTGGCCCGCCGGGCGCGGCGAGCGGAGATGGCGGGAAGGCGTCTCGTGCTCAAGCTGCGCGACCCTCGCTTCTTCACGATCACCCATGGTCGGGTGTTGCCGCGGGCGGTGGACACAGCGGAGGAGATCTTCGCTACCGCGCGCCTGCTCCTCGAGGAGACCCGCTTCTGGGAGCGAGGCGTTCGCCTCGTCGGTCTTTCCCTGCAGTTGCTCGTGGGCACCGGAGCGGCCAGGCAGCTGCGTTTCGACTTCGCCGCCGGTGCCGAGAAAAAGAGCCCCGTGGTGGATCGCATCCGCTCCAAGTACGGCGAGCACGCCATC